One part of the Tachysurus vachellii isolate PV-2020 chromosome 6, HZAU_Pvac_v1, whole genome shotgun sequence genome encodes these proteins:
- the b3gat2 gene encoding galactosylgalactosylxylosylprotein 3-beta-glucuronosyltransferase 2, translated as MMKSIFYSRFFILLPWVLIVIIVIDIDTKRSSVRNTAHSYLSRLSSAPRRDAVVHALNRTAPPSPLIYAITPTYSRAVQKAELTRLANTFRQVPHFHWIVVEDSTSRTELVSRFLARARVPYTHLHVLTPRRFKRSGMPRATEQRNAALSWLRAHRTATDSGVVFFADDDNTYSLELFEEMRSTKGVSVWPVGLVGGRRYERPIVEKGKVVGWYTGWKADRPFAIDMAGFAVNLQVILANPRALFKRRGAKPGMQESDFLKQITRLEDLEPKARNCTQVLVWHTRTEKVNLGNEPKRHQDSVLIEV; from the exons ATGATGAAGTCCATCTTCTATAGTCGCTTTTTCATTCTGCTTCCGTGGGTGTTGATCGTCATCATCGTGATAGACATCGACACGAAGAGGTCCTCCGTGCGCAACACGGCGCACTCGTACCTGTCCCGGCTGAGCAGCGCGCCGCGGCGGGATGCAGTTGTCCATGCGCTCAATCGCACCGCGCCGCCATCGCCACTCATCTACGCCATCACACCGACGTACAGCCGCGCCGTGCAGAAAGCCGAGCTCACGCGCTTGGCCAACACGTTCCGCCAGGTCCCGCACTTCCACTGGATTGTGGTTGAGGATTCGACAAGTCGCACTGAGCTCGTGTCGCGCTTCTTAGCGCGCGCCCGCGTCCCGTACACGCACCTGCACGTACTCACTCCGCGCCGCTTTAAACGGTCCGGGATGCCGCGCGCAACAGAGCAGAGGAACGCCGCGCTCTCGTGGCTCCGTGCGCACCGCACAGCCACAGACTCCGGAGTGGTTTTCTTCGCCGACGATGATAACACTTACAGCCTGGAGCTTTTTGAAGAG ATGCGTTCAACTAAAGGAGTATCTGTATGGCCAGTGGGACTTGTAGGGGGTCGCAGGTATGAGCGCCCCATTGTAGAAAAGGGCAAAGTGGTGGGCTGGTACACAGGCTGGAAGGCTGACCGACCTTTTGCAATCGACATGGCAG GCTTTGCCGTGAACCTCCAGGTGATCCTAGCTAACCCACGAGCTCTGTTTAAGAGGAGAGGAGCCAAGCCAGGCATGCAGGAGTCTGACTTCCTTAAACAAATAACCAGGCTGGAGGATCTGGAGCCAAAAGCTCGCAACTGCACACAG GTCCTGGTTTGGCACACCCGCACAGAGAAGGTCAACCTGGGCAACGAACCCAAGCGACATCAGGACTCTGTTCTGATTGAGGTCTAG